A stretch of Leucobacter aridicollis DNA encodes these proteins:
- a CDS encoding aldehyde dehydrogenase family protein, producing MSTHPIFIDGAWVPGADVTLNENPSDLDAPLGEYGMASLAQTDDAIAAAAAAAVTWGRSPAAERATLLEGVAARLLARRDELGEQLAREEGKTRAEGIGEVTRAAQTFSYYANHLFTPQGEVLASRRQDTSIHTRRKPLGVVGIIAPWNFPLAVPSWKIAPALAAGNTVVFKPAEAVPASAASLAEIIADAGAPAGVFSLVTGRGSVVGERFATHPDVAAVSFTGSTRVGRHLLATAHATGSKRVQAEMGGKNPLVVAADADLDLAVRVAIDSCFGATGQRCTASSRLIVDSAVHDDFVRRMTATTAAIRVGHALDPATTMGPVATHAQLETDLAAIALGQREGAELLTGGTLLERSTRGYYLEPTLFASGQSSMRLNQDEIFGPVACIIEADGIEHAIEIANDVPYGLSAGIVTTGLATSERFQEEVRAGLVSVNASPAVSELHAPFGGVGSSSYGPREQGTRALDFYTTTSSHFVSFGA from the coding sequence GTGTCGACCCATCCAATCTTCATCGACGGCGCCTGGGTGCCAGGCGCAGACGTGACCCTCAACGAGAACCCGAGCGACCTCGATGCGCCGCTCGGTGAGTACGGCATGGCCTCTCTCGCGCAGACCGACGACGCGATCGCCGCCGCCGCGGCGGCGGCTGTGACGTGGGGAAGGTCGCCCGCAGCCGAACGGGCCACCCTCCTCGAGGGCGTCGCTGCGCGGCTGCTCGCGCGCCGCGACGAGCTCGGCGAGCAGCTCGCGCGCGAGGAGGGCAAGACGCGCGCCGAGGGCATTGGCGAGGTCACTCGGGCGGCGCAAACGTTCTCCTACTACGCGAACCACCTCTTCACGCCCCAGGGCGAGGTGCTTGCATCGCGCAGACAAGACACCTCGATTCACACACGCCGCAAACCGCTCGGTGTCGTCGGCATCATCGCCCCGTGGAACTTCCCGCTCGCCGTGCCGAGCTGGAAGATCGCCCCTGCCCTCGCGGCGGGAAACACTGTGGTGTTCAAGCCAGCAGAGGCCGTGCCAGCATCGGCCGCATCGCTCGCAGAGATCATCGCCGATGCTGGCGCGCCCGCGGGCGTGTTCAGCCTCGTCACCGGTCGCGGCAGTGTCGTCGGCGAGCGGTTCGCGACCCACCCCGACGTAGCCGCAGTGAGCTTCACGGGTTCGACACGGGTCGGCAGGCATCTCCTCGCGACCGCGCATGCAACGGGGTCGAAGCGTGTGCAGGCTGAGATGGGAGGCAAGAACCCGCTCGTCGTCGCGGCTGACGCAGACCTCGACCTCGCCGTTCGAGTCGCGATCGACTCGTGCTTTGGCGCGACAGGTCAGCGCTGCACCGCAAGCAGCCGGCTCATCGTCGACAGCGCAGTCCACGACGACTTCGTGCGCCGGATGACAGCGACAACCGCCGCGATCCGCGTCGGCCACGCCCTCGACCCGGCGACAACGATGGGTCCGGTCGCCACACACGCGCAACTCGAAACGGATCTCGCGGCGATCGCCCTCGGACAGCGCGAGGGCGCAGAACTACTCACTGGCGGCACGCTCCTTGAACGCAGCACCCGCGGGTACTATCTCGAGCCGACACTCTTCGCGAGCGGGCAGAGCTCGATGCGGCTCAACCAAGACGAGATATTCGGCCCGGTCGCGTGCATTATTGAGGCTGACGGCATCGAGCATGCAATCGAGATCGCGAACGACGTGCCCTACGGGCTCTCCGCAGGCATTGTGACGACAGGGTTGGCGACGAGCGAACGGTTCCAGGAAGAGGTTCGGGCCGGCCTTGTCTCAGTCAACGCCTCACCCGCGGTGTCTGAGCTCCACGCGCCGTTCGGCGGGGTCGGTTCGTCGAGTTACGGCCCGCGAGAGCAGGGAACTCGTGCGCTCGACTTCTACACGACAACAAGCTCGCACTTCGTGTCGTTCGGGGCCTAG
- a CDS encoding hydroxyacid dehydrogenase: MPIITLLESIHPAGVEILRQSATVRELSGPDDPRLPEALADSDAIIVRSTPITAATLNQGMRLRVIGRHGAGIDNIDGTLAAERGIRIVNTPRSNTESVGEYTIAALMHLFKRFSEVESALRGGKFTAAAGSLPGQVDRLGLIGRELSGAHLGLVGAGAIGQSVARRALALGMRVSAVDPYADPDALERAGITPVADLASLLPTVDALSLHVPGDPARGPLIGEREFGMLRPNAVLINAARGGLVDEDALARALTGGTLAGAAVDVFSPEPPDVASPLFGAPNLLLTPHMAAMTAEALERMAVDVARFTLEALGAETT; the protein is encoded by the coding sequence GTGCCAATCATCACCCTGCTCGAATCAATCCATCCGGCCGGCGTCGAGATCCTCAGACAGTCGGCGACAGTTCGGGAGCTCTCCGGCCCCGACGACCCGCGACTGCCCGAGGCGCTCGCCGACTCAGATGCGATCATCGTTCGCAGCACCCCGATCACCGCCGCGACCCTCAATCAGGGCATGCGTCTCCGTGTCATCGGCCGTCACGGTGCTGGCATCGACAACATCGATGGCACGCTCGCTGCCGAGCGCGGCATCCGCATCGTGAATACCCCACGAAGCAACACCGAGTCAGTCGGCGAGTACACGATCGCCGCGCTCATGCACCTCTTCAAGCGATTCAGCGAAGTGGAGTCGGCGCTCCGCGGCGGCAAGTTCACCGCGGCAGCTGGCTCACTCCCCGGCCAGGTCGACAGGCTTGGGCTGATTGGCCGTGAGCTCTCAGGAGCCCATCTCGGGCTTGTTGGCGCCGGTGCGATCGGTCAGTCCGTCGCTCGGCGGGCGCTGGCGCTCGGGATGCGCGTGTCTGCGGTCGATCCCTACGCCGACCCGGATGCGCTCGAGCGGGCCGGAATCACCCCAGTGGCCGACCTCGCCTCGCTGCTTCCGACTGTCGACGCGCTCAGCCTGCACGTTCCCGGCGATCCTGCCCGCGGCCCGCTCATCGGCGAACGCGAGTTCGGAATGTTGCGACCCAACGCCGTGCTTATCAATGCCGCCCGCGGCGGACTTGTCGACGAGGATGCGCTTGCTCGCGCACTCACCGGCGGAACACTCGCGGGTGCCGCAGTCGACGTCTTCTCGCCCGAGCCGCCAGACGTTGCCTCGCCGCTGTTTGGCGCGCCAAACCTGCTGCTCACCCCGCACATGGCCGCGATGACCGCCGAAGCGCTCGAGCGCATGGCAGTTGATGTCGCACGATTCACGCTTGAGGCGCTCGGCGCCGAAACCACGTAA
- a CDS encoding TRAP transporter large permease, protein MLLLALFVVLLALLALRVPVYLSLLSVSLIYVFVDGRAMSLVVQRLTSGLESFPLVAVPLFVLAGSIMAGGGLAERLMSFAGTLVGHFKGGLAQVNVLNSLMIGGMSGSAQADAAIDSKVLVPIMRREGYSNAYASALTAASSSISPILPPSIGLILYGVLADVSVGALFMGGVLPALLIAVVLSVAVRILAERLNHPRARDTRASFREVMQGFRASFSALLMPVLLLVGLRMGVFTPTELSAVAVIYALLVSMFVYKQMTWRDIPKVLKDAALTSAMLMLIIAAAAVFSIVVAYERVPQQLGDLLGVVGENPILFLLLVNVILLLLGAVIDAMSLMIIMTPMLAPLAVGLGIDPVQFGVMVVLNVTIGSITPPVGSTLFTVSAITGAKIGEITRAFMPFFLALIIVLLLVSYVPAVTTFLPSVL, encoded by the coding sequence ATGCTGCTTCTCGCGCTCTTTGTCGTACTGCTCGCGCTGCTCGCGCTTCGCGTGCCCGTGTACCTCTCGCTGCTCAGCGTCTCGCTCATCTACGTGTTCGTCGATGGCCGGGCAATGTCACTCGTCGTTCAACGGCTCACGAGCGGCCTCGAGTCCTTCCCGCTCGTTGCGGTCCCCCTCTTCGTCCTCGCCGGAAGCATCATGGCAGGCGGCGGCCTCGCCGAGCGCCTCATGAGCTTTGCTGGCACGCTCGTCGGCCACTTCAAGGGTGGACTCGCGCAAGTCAACGTGCTCAACAGCCTCATGATCGGCGGCATGAGCGGTTCGGCGCAGGCAGACGCCGCGATCGACTCAAAGGTGCTCGTGCCCATCATGCGGCGCGAGGGCTACAGCAACGCGTACGCGTCAGCCCTCACTGCGGCCTCAAGCTCGATCTCCCCGATCCTTCCGCCCTCAATCGGTCTGATCCTCTACGGCGTCCTCGCCGACGTCTCAGTCGGCGCGCTCTTCATGGGCGGCGTGCTTCCCGCGCTGCTCATCGCCGTCGTACTGAGCGTTGCGGTGCGGATCCTCGCCGAACGGCTCAACCACCCCCGCGCCCGCGATACGCGTGCGTCATTTCGCGAGGTCATGCAGGGCTTCCGCGCGTCGTTCTCTGCGCTGCTCATGCCTGTGCTGTTGCTCGTCGGGCTGCGCATGGGCGTGTTCACGCCGACCGAGCTCAGCGCGGTCGCGGTCATCTACGCGCTGCTCGTCTCGATGTTCGTCTACAAGCAGATGACGTGGCGCGACATCCCGAAGGTGCTCAAGGACGCCGCGCTCACGAGCGCGATGCTCATGCTGATCATCGCCGCAGCGGCGGTATTCAGCATCGTCGTTGCCTACGAACGCGTTCCGCAGCAGCTCGGAGACCTGCTCGGCGTCGTCGGCGAGAACCCGATCCTGTTCTTGCTGCTCGTCAACGTCATCCTGCTGCTGCTCGGCGCCGTCATCGACGCGATGAGCCTCATGATCATCATGACCCCGATGCTCGCGCCGCTCGCCGTAGGTCTCGGCATTGATCCCGTGCAGTTTGGCGTGATGGTTGTGCTCAACGTCACGATCGGCTCGATCACCCCGCCCGTCGGCAGCACGCTCTTCACGGTGAGCGCGATCACTGGCGCAAAGATCGGCGAGATCACCCGCGCGTTCATGCCGTTCTTCCTCGCACTCATCATCGTGCTGCTGCTTGTGAGCTACGTGCCAGCGGTCACCACGTTCCTTCCCAGCGTTCTCTAA
- a CDS encoding TRAP transporter small permease — protein MQSPAARSAPRWLRGTLATVEEWVPAALMGVMAVAITADVIMRYVFNHPLAWAGPLSMFCMVWMVYLGSAAVSRRGAHICLDFLSTKLGHRGRATVDIFVELVTLAVLGTICVATVIYLEKARFLIMPGLGFSKKYITVAALVGLLLMVIHSCGHAVRAISGLRNPDYERVNVPIEEVELDDFDTRFVNVVSDELTGKQG, from the coding sequence GTGCAATCACCAGCCGCAAGATCAGCGCCCCGCTGGCTCAGGGGCACCCTCGCAACCGTAGAAGAGTGGGTGCCGGCCGCCCTCATGGGCGTCATGGCAGTTGCGATCACCGCCGATGTCATCATGCGGTACGTGTTCAACCACCCACTCGCCTGGGCAGGCCCGCTCTCCATGTTCTGCATGGTGTGGATGGTGTACCTCGGCTCAGCGGCGGTCTCGCGCCGCGGCGCACACATCTGCCTCGACTTCCTGTCAACCAAACTCGGGCACCGTGGCCGCGCGACTGTCGACATCTTCGTCGAACTCGTGACCCTCGCAGTGCTCGGCACGATCTGCGTCGCGACAGTCATCTACCTTGAGAAGGCGCGCTTTCTCATCATGCCCGGCCTGGGCTTCTCGAAGAAGTACATCACCGTCGCCGCGCTCGTCGGGCTGCTGCTCATGGTCATTCACTCGTGCGGGCACGCCGTGCGCGCCATCTCCGGGCTCCGAAACCCAGACTACGAGCGAGTGAACGTTCCCATCGAAGAGGTCGAACTCGATGACTTTGATACGCGATTCGTCAACGTTGTGAGCGACGAGCTCACCGGAAAGCAGGGCTGA
- a CDS encoding Lrp/AsnC family transcriptional regulator: protein MIDVNHEPNDIDDIDRKLLSALQKDGRCGYAELGELVGLTAGGARRRVMRLEERGIIQIVGVTDPLKLGYRSMAMVGIVAQGDVEEIAAALNDLQNVVYVVIAAGQYDILAEVIAEDQAAMFEAINHQVRNVPGVLRIETFPYYSIRTHRFGWGAL, encoded by the coding sequence GTGATCGACGTAAACCACGAGCCCAACGACATTGATGACATTGACCGCAAGCTGCTGTCGGCGCTCCAGAAAGATGGCCGGTGTGGTTACGCCGAGCTCGGCGAGCTCGTCGGCCTCACCGCGGGCGGCGCGAGACGCCGCGTCATGCGCCTCGAGGAGCGCGGCATCATCCAGATCGTCGGAGTCACAGACCCGCTCAAACTCGGCTACCGCAGCATGGCGATGGTCGGCATCGTCGCCCAGGGCGACGTCGAGGAGATCGCGGCAGCCCTGAATGACCTCCAGAACGTCGTGTACGTGGTCATCGCCGCCGGCCAGTACGACATCCTCGCCGAGGTTATCGCGGAAGACCAGGCTGCGATGTTCGAGGCGATCAACCACCAGGTGCGCAACGTGCCAGGCGTACTGCGAATCGAGACTTTTCCGTACTACTCAATTCGCACTCATCGCTTTGGGTGGGGAGCACTCTAA
- a CDS encoding aminotransferase class III-fold pyridoxal phosphate-dependent enzyme, translated as MTESISRTWLFARPVVAESDAAKVANECFGVSGTAVEVGSQQDRNFAIRGAGERNILLKFDNAATTEADREFQTLVGGALAAAGVSTPAQLVPIPGVEITHETVSEVGEAETVVARAFEWVEGAPIADEPELRGFRAEQLGELAGRSVSGLRGVAHAAAERDIQWELSRALDVVEQLADALPLERRERCLAAARRADAAVRAAQHALPRQVIHGDITADNVLCDARGTLWVVDLGDAAMSWRVAELAVTAADVLGRTGSIAHTGRVVRGFLTAATLTETELSVVWPLIVLRGAVLAVSGWSQLDVDPGNEYARERLEHEWEVFERACAIDEETAYAQLRLAAGMPHRPDIEYAPLAGSRPQLLDLGIESAELDRGAWLEAGIEDRLAQRALETAQAVAAPFGQARLSRVSPRADVPAAARARCIELWTAPGATLVAPYAGELTADGDALELSDSGVVLRLEGVRALAPAGSVLAGALIAVAESGPPVRVTRRFAGVEPADPFVEFDGEYECDGASDPSLLVGVVPVPDPDIELRSERARRDLAMGGASERYYLEPPRIERGWGALLIETRGRAYLDMVNNVTAIGHSHPALADSVSRQLNLLNTNSRFLYGLYADFTSRLLEHSPDPALDVVIPVSSGSEANDLALRLAQVATQRKVVVAAREGYHGWTVASDAVSTSAFDNPNAAGSRPEWVDIVSAPNSYRGEYRGPESGEQYVAELRERLAELVAEGRPPAAFISEPVLGNAGGVIPPAGYLAGAYDAIRAVGGVAIADEVQVGYGRLGRHFWGSELAGAVPDIITVAKAAGNAFPLGAVITKREIVDALREEGMFFSSSGGAPASMAAGLAVLDVIRDEGLQENARVIGEHLVAELARLADKHPMIGAVHGSGLYLGVELVRDRETREPAVAETREVCELLLRHGVIMQATSERQNVLKVKPPMTLTREQADVFIAALDRVLEEVNSEEL; from the coding sequence ATGACTGAGAGTATCAGCCGGACTTGGCTTTTTGCGCGCCCAGTGGTGGCCGAAAGCGACGCCGCGAAGGTGGCGAACGAGTGCTTTGGGGTGAGCGGCACGGCCGTCGAGGTCGGCAGCCAGCAAGACCGAAACTTCGCGATCAGGGGCGCCGGTGAGCGGAATATCCTGCTGAAGTTCGATAACGCTGCCACGACAGAAGCCGACCGCGAGTTCCAGACACTCGTCGGGGGCGCGCTCGCCGCCGCTGGCGTCTCGACCCCGGCGCAGCTCGTGCCGATCCCTGGCGTCGAGATCACACACGAGACCGTGTCTGAGGTCGGAGAAGCCGAGACCGTCGTCGCTCGGGCGTTCGAGTGGGTTGAAGGGGCGCCTATCGCAGATGAGCCTGAGCTTCGCGGATTCCGTGCCGAACAGCTCGGCGAGCTCGCAGGCCGCTCGGTATCTGGTCTGCGGGGGGTCGCGCATGCGGCGGCCGAGCGCGACATCCAGTGGGAGCTAAGCCGCGCGCTCGATGTTGTCGAACAGCTCGCCGACGCATTGCCCCTCGAGCGCCGCGAGCGCTGCCTCGCCGCCGCGCGCCGTGCGGATGCTGCGGTGCGCGCCGCCCAGCACGCGCTGCCTCGCCAGGTGATCCACGGCGACATCACTGCCGATAACGTGCTCTGCGACGCTCGCGGCACGCTGTGGGTTGTCGACCTCGGGGACGCGGCGATGTCGTGGCGAGTCGCTGAGCTCGCGGTGACTGCCGCCGACGTTCTCGGGCGCACGGGCAGCATTGCGCACACCGGGCGAGTGGTTCGCGGCTTTCTTACTGCCGCCACGCTCACTGAGACAGAACTCTCGGTCGTGTGGCCGCTCATCGTGCTCCGCGGGGCGGTACTCGCGGTGAGCGGGTGGAGCCAGCTCGATGTTGACCCTGGAAACGAGTACGCGCGCGAGCGGCTCGAGCACGAGTGGGAGGTGTTCGAGCGCGCCTGCGCCATCGACGAAGAGACAGCGTACGCGCAGCTGCGGCTCGCCGCCGGGATGCCGCATCGCCCTGACATCGAGTACGCGCCGCTCGCCGGGTCGCGGCCCCAGTTGCTTGATTTGGGGATTGAGAGCGCCGAGCTTGATCGGGGCGCCTGGCTCGAGGCTGGAATCGAAGATCGTCTCGCGCAGCGCGCACTCGAAACGGCACAGGCTGTCGCGGCCCCGTTCGGGCAGGCGCGCCTGAGTCGCGTATCGCCCCGCGCAGACGTGCCCGCAGCGGCGCGGGCTCGCTGCATCGAGCTGTGGACCGCGCCGGGCGCGACGCTCGTCGCACCGTATGCTGGCGAGCTCACTGCCGACGGCGATGCGCTCGAGCTGAGCGACAGTGGCGTCGTGCTTCGCCTTGAGGGCGTGCGGGCGCTTGCGCCTGCTGGGAGCGTGCTTGCCGGGGCGCTGATCGCGGTTGCCGAGTCCGGGCCGCCCGTGCGTGTGACCAGGCGATTCGCCGGCGTCGAGCCTGCCGACCCGTTCGTTGAGTTCGACGGCGAGTACGAGTGCGACGGGGCGAGTGATCCCTCGCTGCTTGTTGGTGTCGTGCCAGTACCCGATCCTGATATCGAGCTGCGAAGCGAACGAGCGCGCCGCGACCTGGCGATGGGAGGGGCGAGCGAGCGCTACTATCTTGAGCCGCCGCGCATCGAGCGTGGCTGGGGCGCGCTGCTCATCGAGACTCGCGGTCGCGCCTACCTCGACATGGTGAATAACGTCACGGCTATTGGGCACTCCCATCCGGCGCTTGCAGATAGCGTGTCGCGACAGCTCAACCTGCTGAACACGAACTCGAGGTTTCTCTACGGCCTCTACGCAGATTTCACTTCCAGGTTGCTTGAGCACTCGCCAGATCCCGCACTCGACGTGGTGATCCCCGTGAGCTCTGGCTCCGAGGCGAATGACCTCGCGCTGCGCCTCGCCCAGGTCGCCACGCAACGCAAGGTCGTTGTGGCGGCGCGCGAGGGGTACCACGGGTGGACGGTGGCGTCTGACGCTGTCAGCACGTCTGCGTTTGACAACCCCAACGCGGCGGGATCGCGGCCCGAATGGGTCGATATCGTGAGCGCCCCGAACTCCTACAGGGGCGAATACCGTGGCCCTGAGTCGGGTGAGCAGTACGTTGCGGAGCTGCGTGAGCGGCTCGCGGAGCTTGTTGCCGAGGGGCGGCCCCCGGCAGCGTTCATCTCGGAGCCCGTGCTTGGCAACGCGGGCGGAGTGATACCGCCAGCTGGCTACCTCGCTGGCGCGTATGACGCGATTCGCGCGGTTGGCGGCGTCGCAATCGCCGATGAGGTGCAGGTCGGGTACGGAAGGCTCGGTAGGCATTTCTGGGGCTCCGAGCTCGCTGGGGCAGTGCCCGACATCATTACCGTCGCGAAGGCCGCAGGAAACGCCTTCCCGCTTGGCGCGGTCATCACGAAGCGGGAGATCGTCGACGCGTTGCGGGAGGAGGGGATGTTTTTCTCATCATCTGGGGGCGCACCGGCAAGCATGGCAGCCGGGCTTGCCGTGCTCGACGTCATCCGCGACGAGGGGCTCCAGGAAAATGCTCGGGTGATTGGCGAGCACCTCGTCGCCGAGCTTGCGCGCCTTGCCGACAAGCACCCGATGATCGGTGCGGTGCACGGGTCGGGGCTCTACCTCGGTGTCGAGTTGGTGCGAGACCGCGAGACCCGCGAGCCAGCGGTCGCTGAGACGCGCGAGGTATGCGAACTGCTGCTGCGCCACGGGGTCATCATGCAGGCGACGTCTGAGCGGCAGAACGTGTTGAAGGTGAAGCCGCCGATGACGCTCACTCGCGAGCAGGCTGACGTGTTCATTGCAGCGCTGGATCGTGTGCTCGAAGAAGTGAATTCGGAAGAGTTGTGA
- the dctP gene encoding TRAP transporter substrate-binding protein DctP translates to MIKRKILAASVAAVVGLALAGCSAGGDGGDSSEAGSTTTISVSHVESSSSITHKTLEAVADRVKERSGGSLELEIYPDGQLGTSADTLQQSASGEPLIGYTDAAELSALAPSSNLDVLAGPFLFENTDQAQTFHESDVFAEMNDALAEEGGVRVLALNYFLGTRNILGKDAYPEPADLGGVKLRVPPIDSFTRTTELLGAVPTTVDYTEVYSALQQGVVDAAENDINSMLDQKWGEAANQLTMTHHFQLFLGFAIGTAAFDALTEEQQQILVEEFAQGGVDSTAENASIESDTLQALEDAGVTITEANLKAYRETTKSYYDGYPEGLLDSVRSAAGM, encoded by the coding sequence ATGATCAAACGCAAAATTCTCGCGGCGAGCGTCGCCGCTGTTGTTGGGCTCGCACTCGCCGGTTGCTCGGCAGGTGGCGACGGTGGTGACTCAAGTGAGGCCGGGTCGACGACGACAATTTCGGTGTCACACGTCGAATCGTCATCGAGCATCACCCACAAGACCCTTGAAGCTGTCGCAGACCGCGTGAAGGAGCGGTCGGGTGGCTCGCTCGAGCTCGAGATCTACCCAGACGGCCAGCTCGGTACGTCTGCAGACACGTTGCAGCAGTCTGCATCGGGCGAGCCCCTCATCGGGTACACCGATGCGGCCGAGCTCTCGGCGCTGGCGCCGAGCAGCAACCTCGACGTGCTCGCGGGGCCGTTCCTGTTCGAAAACACCGACCAGGCACAGACGTTCCACGAGTCAGATGTGTTCGCGGAGATGAACGACGCGCTTGCCGAAGAGGGCGGGGTTCGCGTGCTCGCGCTGAACTACTTCCTCGGCACCCGCAACATTCTCGGCAAGGACGCGTACCCAGAGCCCGCAGACCTCGGGGGCGTGAAGCTCCGAGTACCTCCGATCGATTCGTTCACCCGCACCACCGAGCTGCTCGGCGCCGTGCCGACGACTGTCGACTACACGGAGGTCTACAGCGCGCTGCAGCAGGGCGTCGTCGACGCAGCAGAGAACGACATCAACTCGATGCTCGACCAGAAGTGGGGAGAGGCTGCGAACCAGCTCACCATGACCCACCACTTCCAGCTCTTCCTCGGCTTCGCGATCGGTACCGCAGCGTTCGACGCACTCACCGAAGAGCAGCAGCAGATCCTCGTTGAGGAGTTCGCGCAGGGCGGGGTCGACTCGACAGCCGAGAACGCCTCGATCGAGAGCGACACGCTCCAGGCGCTCGAAGACGCGGGCGTGACAATCACCGAAGCGAACCTCAAAGCGTACCGAGAGACGACGAAGTCGTACTACGACGGCTACCCCGAGGGGCTGCTCGACAGCGTGCGCTCAGCCGCAGGCATGTAA
- a CDS encoding NAD(P)/FAD-dependent oxidoreductase, with the protein MSVTAEINGEVSYWFSQVATRPARAPLDRDLTVDVALVGAGYTNLWIAYYLKQARPDLEIAILEREVAGFGASSRNGGWISYGLPGQHSRYAKAHGVQAVRDFQRELFATIGEIVDVAAREGIEADIAHEGEVAIARNPAQLARLREEYEGGSQWGFGPGDLVMLDRDGANEHARLSNAVGGLWSPHCARVQPALLASGLADTVERMGVRIYEHTAVSEIVPHTALTERGNRVSAEFVVRGTEGYTNSLKGHSRDWLPKLSSMLVTEPLTPEQHREIGWDTNVMVRDAGHFFSYIHRTADDRIALGGPGVPYLWGSGWDDRGSTLPASEQALVRALHTLFPMLKDHPIAHTWTGILGIPRNWSATVTLDRASGMAVAGGYVGDGVTSTNLAGRTMRDLILGEDTQLTRMPWVGGQIRKWEPEPLRWIALRGMYGVYNLADRLEDRSGSPKTSILARAANVIAGRS; encoded by the coding sequence ATGAGTGTCACCGCCGAGATCAATGGTGAAGTGTCGTACTGGTTTTCGCAGGTCGCAACCAGGCCCGCGAGAGCTCCACTCGATCGCGACCTCACCGTCGACGTCGCACTCGTCGGCGCGGGATACACGAACCTCTGGATCGCCTACTACCTGAAGCAGGCTCGGCCGGATCTCGAAATCGCGATCCTCGAGCGCGAGGTCGCAGGATTTGGGGCGTCGAGCCGCAACGGCGGCTGGATCTCGTACGGGCTCCCCGGGCAGCACAGCCGCTACGCGAAGGCGCACGGAGTGCAGGCGGTTCGAGACTTTCAGCGCGAGCTGTTCGCGACGATCGGTGAGATCGTCGACGTCGCCGCGCGAGAGGGCATCGAGGCCGACATCGCCCACGAGGGTGAAGTCGCAATCGCGCGAAACCCCGCCCAGCTCGCGCGGCTGCGCGAGGAGTATGAGGGCGGCTCGCAGTGGGGGTTTGGCCCCGGCGACCTTGTCATGCTCGACCGTGACGGCGCGAACGAGCACGCGAGGCTCTCGAACGCCGTTGGTGGCCTCTGGTCCCCGCACTGCGCTCGCGTGCAACCGGCGCTGCTCGCCTCGGGCCTCGCCGACACCGTCGAGCGGATGGGCGTGCGCATCTACGAGCACACCGCAGTCTCCGAGATTGTGCCGCACACGGCACTCACCGAACGCGGCAACAGGGTATCCGCCGAGTTCGTTGTGCGCGGCACCGAGGGCTACACCAACTCGTTGAAGGGCCACTCGCGTGACTGGCTTCCGAAGCTGTCGAGCATGCTCGTGACCGAGCCGCTCACTCCCGAGCAGCATCGCGAGATCGGCTGGGACACAAACGTGATGGTTCGAGACGCGGGCCACTTTTTCAGCTACATTCACCGCACCGCAGACGACAGGATCGCGCTCGGCGGGCCGGGCGTTCCCTACCTGTGGGGCTCTGGCTGGGACGACAGGGGGAGCACGCTGCCAGCCTCTGAGCAGGCGCTCGTCCGTGCACTGCACACGCTCTTCCCGATGCTCAAAGACCACCCGATCGCGCACACATGGACCGGGATTCTCGGGATCCCGCGGAACTGGTCGGCCACAGTCACGCTCGACCGCGCCAGCGGGATGGCTGTCGCTGGCGGCTATGTCGGTGACGGGGTGACGAGCACAAACCTCGCGGGGCGCACAATGCGCGACCTGATTCTGGGGGAGGACACGCAGCTCACGCGCATGCCCTGGGTCGGCGGGCAGATTCGCAAGTGGGAGCCCGAGCCGCTGCGCTGGATTGCGCTTCGCGGCATGTACGGAGTGTACAACCTCGCTGACAGGCTTGAGGATCGGTCGGGGAGCCCGAAGACGTCGATTCTCGCGCGTGCCGCAAACGTCATCGCCGGCCGGAGCTGA